The proteins below come from a single Portunus trituberculatus isolate SZX2019 chromosome 34, ASM1759143v1, whole genome shotgun sequence genomic window:
- the LOC123512720 gene encoding endoplasmin-like isoform X1, producing the protein MLQIRYRYCFLLLALLFTAGGVRAAEDDDDVAGEGTVESDLGAGREGSRTDDGVVAREEEAIKLDGLNVAQMKELREKAEKHAFQAEVNRMMKLIINSLYRNKEIFLRELISNASDALDKIRLLSLTDKEQLDSNPEMVIRIKADKDNHILHITDTGIGMTRNDLVNNLGTIAKSGTSEFFSKLQDSESPDQANDLIGQFGVGFYSAFLVADRVVVTSKNNADQQHIWESDSAEFSVVEDPRGDTLKRGTTVSLHLKEEAYDFVEVDTVKTLVKKYSQFINFPIYLWESKTEEVEEPLDEDEVEEEKEEDKVEEDEEGKVEEEKEDKPKTKKVSKTTWDWTLVNDAKPIWTRKPAEIEDEEYNEFYKTLSKDSKDPLAKTHFIAEGEVTFKSLLFVPEVQPSESFNKYGTRTDNIKLYVRRVFITDDFQDMMPNYLNFVRGVVDSDDLPLNVSRENLQQHKLLKVIKKKLVRKTLDMIKKLEPEEYEKFWKEYSTNLKLGTIEDSANRTRLAKLLRFLSSSSGDKMISLSEYVERMKEKQEHIYYMAGSSKAEVENSPFVERLLKKGYEVLFLTEAIDEYAVNAIPEFEGKKFQNVAKEGLTIDEGEGAKERLEELKKVFEPLTKWLSEDALKDEVSKAVVSERLSDSPCALVASMFGWTGNMERLAISNAHQKTHDSHRDYYLSQKKTLEINPRHPLVKELLRRVESDPADEKAKNIAEMMFHTATLRSGYMLRNTVDFSKSVEEMMRQTLGIAVDEPVEEEPEYEEADEDEEQLLEEDEDEDGGEVEEMHDEL; encoded by the exons ATGTTGCAAATAAGATACCGGTACTGCTTCCTGCTGCTCGCCCTGCTGTTCACCG CAGGCGGCGTGAGGGCAGCGGAGGACGACGATGATGTGGCAGGGGAGGGTACGGTGGAGAGTGACCTGGGCGCTGGAAGGGAAGGCTCTCGGACTGACGACGGGGTGGtggccagggaggaggaggcaatcaAGCTGGACGGACTGAATGTGGCCCAG ATGAAAGAGCTGCGGGAGAAGGCGGAGAAACACGCTTTCCAGGCCGAGGTTAACCGCATGATGAAGTTGATCATTAACTCGCTCTACAGGAACAAGGAG ATCTTCCTGAGAGAGTTGATCAGTAACGCCTCGGATGCCCTGGACAAGATCCGCCTGCTGTCCCTCACTGACAAGGAGCAACTCGACTCCAACCCAGAAATGGTCATCAGGATCAAGGCAGACAAG GACAACCACATCCTTCACATCACTGACACGGGTATTGGCATGACCCGCAATGATCTGGTGAACAACCTGGGCACCATCGCCAAGTCTGGCACCTCTGAGTTCTTCTCCAAGCTGCAGGATTCTGAGAGCCCTGACCAg GCCAATGACCTGATTGGTCAGTTCGGCGTGGGCTTCTACTCTGCCTTCTTGGTGGCAGACCGTGTGGTGGTGACGTCCAAGAACAACGCAGACCAGCAGCACATCTGGGAGTCTGATTCTGCTGAGTTCTCTGTGGTGGAGGACCCTCGTGGGGACACCCTGAAGAGAG GAACGACGGTGTCTCTGCATCTGAAGGAGGAAGCGTACGACTTTGTGGAGGTGGACACTGTGAAGACTTTGGTCAAGAAATACTCACAGTTCATCAACTTCCCCATCTACCTGTGGGAGTCCAAGactgaagaggtggaggagcctctggatgaggatgaggtggaagaagaaaaggaggaggacaaggttgaggaagacgaggaaggaaaggtagaggaggaaaaagaggacaaacCCAAGACAAAGAAGGTTTCCAAGACAACATGGGACTGGACTCTGGTGAATGATGCCAAGCCCATCTGGACCAGGAAGCCAGCGGAGATTGAGGACGAAGAGTACAACGAATTCTACAAGACGCTGAGCAAGGACTCCAAGGATCCGTTGGCCAAGACTCACTTCATTGCCGAGGGTGAGGTGACCTTCAAGTCCCTGTTGTTTGTCCCAGAAGTGCAGCCCAGCGAGTCCTTCAACAAGTACGGCACACGCACCGACAACATCAAGCTGTATGTGCGTCGTGTCTTCATCACCGACGACTTCCAG GACATGATGCCAAACTACCTCAACTTTGTGCGGGGCGTGGTGGACTCTGACGACCTGCCCCTCAACGTTTCCCGAGAGAACCTGCAGCAGCACAAGCTCCTGAAGGTGATCAAGAAGAAGCTGGTGCGCAAGACTCTGGACATGATCAAGAAGCTGGAGCCTGAGGAGTATGAGAAGTTCTGGAAGGAGTACTCCACCAA CCTCAAGCTTGGCACCATTGAAGACTCGGCCAACCGTACTCGCCTTGCCAAGCTGCTacgcttcctctcctcctcctctggggaCAAGATGATCTCTCTGTCTGAGTATGTGGAGCGcatgaaggagaagcaggaacacATCTACTACATGGCTGGCTCTTCCAAGGCCGAG GTTGAGAACTCTCCCTTCGTGGAGCGTCTGCTGAAGAAGGGATATGAGGTGCTATTCCTGACGGAGGCCATCGATGAATACGCCGTCAATGCCATCCCAGAGTTTGAGGGCAAGAAGTTCCAGAATGTGGCCAAGGAAGGACTGACCATTGACGAGGGTGAAGGAGCCAAGGAGCGCCTGGAGGAGCTGAAGAAGGTGTTTGAACCTCTCACCAAGTGGCTCAGTGAAGACGCACTCAAGGATGAG GTCTCCAAGGCTGTTGTTTCTGAGAGGCTCTCGGATTCTCCCTGTGCCCTGGTGGCCAGCATGTTTGGGTGGACAGGAAACATGGAACGCTTGGCTATCTCTAATGCTCACCAAAAGACCCACGACTCTCATAGGGA CTACTACCTGAGCCAGAAGAAGACCCTGGAGATCAACCCTCGCCATCCTCTTGTCAAGGAATTGCTGCGCCGTGTGGAGTCTGACCCTGCTGATGAGAAAGCCAAGAACATTGCTGAGATGATGTTCCACACAG CCACCCTGCGCTCTGGCTACATGCTGAGGAACACTGTTGATTTCTCAAAGTCTGTGGAGGAGATGATGCGACAGACACTGGGCATTGCTGTGGACGAGCCAGTGGAAGAGGAGCCAGAGTATGAAGAGgcagatgaggatgaggagcagctgctggaggaggatgaagatgaggatggaGGTGAGGTGGAAGAAATGCACGACGAATTGTAA
- the LOC123512720 gene encoding endoplasmin-like isoform X2, with product MLQIRYRYCFLLLALLFTAGGVRAAEDDDDVAGEGTVESDLGAGREGSRTDDGVVAREEEAIKLDGLNVAQMKELREKAEKHAFQAEVNRMMKLIINSLYRNKEIFLRELISNASDALDKIRLLSLTDKEQLDSNPEMVIRIKADKDNHILHITDTGIGMTRNDLVNNLGTIAKSGTSEFFSKLQDSESPDQANDLIGQFGVGFYSAFLVADRVVVTSKNNADQQHIWESDSAEFSVVEDPRGDTLKRGTTVSLHLKEEAYDFVEVDTVKTLVKKYSQFINFPIYLWESKTEEVEEPLDEDEVEEEKEEDKVEEDEEGKVEEEKEDKPKTKKVSKTTWDWTLVNDAKPIWTRKPAEIEDEEYNEFYKTLSKDSKDPLAKTHFIAEGEVTFKSLLFVPEVQPSESFNKYGTRTDNIKLYVRRVFITDDFQDMMPNYLNFVRGVVDSDDLPLNVSRENLQQHKLLKVIKKKLVRKTLDMIKKLEPEEYEKFWKEYSTNLKLGTIEDSANRTRLAKLLRFLSSSSGDKMISLSEYVERMKEKQEHIYYMAGSSKAEVENSPFVERLLKKGYEVLFLTEAIDEYAVNAIPEFEGKKFQNVAKEGLTIDEGEGAKERLEELKKVFEPLTKWLSEDALKDEIMKAEVGERLSGSPCVLISSKFGWTGNMERIVTSQTHAKANDVQRNYYLSQKKTLEINPRHPLVKELLRRVESDPADEKAKNIAEMMFHTATLRSGYMLRNTVDFSKSVEEMMRQTLGIAVDEPVEEEPEYEEADEDEEQLLEEDEDEDGGEVEEMHDEL from the exons ATGTTGCAAATAAGATACCGGTACTGCTTCCTGCTGCTCGCCCTGCTGTTCACCG CAGGCGGCGTGAGGGCAGCGGAGGACGACGATGATGTGGCAGGGGAGGGTACGGTGGAGAGTGACCTGGGCGCTGGAAGGGAAGGCTCTCGGACTGACGACGGGGTGGtggccagggaggaggaggcaatcaAGCTGGACGGACTGAATGTGGCCCAG ATGAAAGAGCTGCGGGAGAAGGCGGAGAAACACGCTTTCCAGGCCGAGGTTAACCGCATGATGAAGTTGATCATTAACTCGCTCTACAGGAACAAGGAG ATCTTCCTGAGAGAGTTGATCAGTAACGCCTCGGATGCCCTGGACAAGATCCGCCTGCTGTCCCTCACTGACAAGGAGCAACTCGACTCCAACCCAGAAATGGTCATCAGGATCAAGGCAGACAAG GACAACCACATCCTTCACATCACTGACACGGGTATTGGCATGACCCGCAATGATCTGGTGAACAACCTGGGCACCATCGCCAAGTCTGGCACCTCTGAGTTCTTCTCCAAGCTGCAGGATTCTGAGAGCCCTGACCAg GCCAATGACCTGATTGGTCAGTTCGGCGTGGGCTTCTACTCTGCCTTCTTGGTGGCAGACCGTGTGGTGGTGACGTCCAAGAACAACGCAGACCAGCAGCACATCTGGGAGTCTGATTCTGCTGAGTTCTCTGTGGTGGAGGACCCTCGTGGGGACACCCTGAAGAGAG GAACGACGGTGTCTCTGCATCTGAAGGAGGAAGCGTACGACTTTGTGGAGGTGGACACTGTGAAGACTTTGGTCAAGAAATACTCACAGTTCATCAACTTCCCCATCTACCTGTGGGAGTCCAAGactgaagaggtggaggagcctctggatgaggatgaggtggaagaagaaaaggaggaggacaaggttgaggaagacgaggaaggaaaggtagaggaggaaaaagaggacaaacCCAAGACAAAGAAGGTTTCCAAGACAACATGGGACTGGACTCTGGTGAATGATGCCAAGCCCATCTGGACCAGGAAGCCAGCGGAGATTGAGGACGAAGAGTACAACGAATTCTACAAGACGCTGAGCAAGGACTCCAAGGATCCGTTGGCCAAGACTCACTTCATTGCCGAGGGTGAGGTGACCTTCAAGTCCCTGTTGTTTGTCCCAGAAGTGCAGCCCAGCGAGTCCTTCAACAAGTACGGCACACGCACCGACAACATCAAGCTGTATGTGCGTCGTGTCTTCATCACCGACGACTTCCAG GACATGATGCCAAACTACCTCAACTTTGTGCGGGGCGTGGTGGACTCTGACGACCTGCCCCTCAACGTTTCCCGAGAGAACCTGCAGCAGCACAAGCTCCTGAAGGTGATCAAGAAGAAGCTGGTGCGCAAGACTCTGGACATGATCAAGAAGCTGGAGCCTGAGGAGTATGAGAAGTTCTGGAAGGAGTACTCCACCAA CCTCAAGCTTGGCACCATTGAAGACTCGGCCAACCGTACTCGCCTTGCCAAGCTGCTacgcttcctctcctcctcctctggggaCAAGATGATCTCTCTGTCTGAGTATGTGGAGCGcatgaaggagaagcaggaacacATCTACTACATGGCTGGCTCTTCCAAGGCCGAG GTTGAGAACTCTCCCTTCGTGGAGCGTCTGCTGAAGAAGGGATATGAGGTGCTATTCCTGACGGAGGCCATCGATGAATACGCCGTCAATGCCATCCCAGAGTTTGAGGGCAAGAAGTTCCAGAATGTGGCCAAGGAAGGACTGACCATTGACGAGGGTGAAGGAGCCAAGGAGCGCCTGGAGGAGCTGAAGAAGGTGTTTGAACCTCTCACCAAGTGGCTCAGTGAAGACGCACTCAAGGATGAG ATCATGAAGGCTGAGGTTGGGGAGAGGCTGTCAGGCTCCCCGTGTGTCCTTATTTCCTCTAAGTTTGGATGGACTGGCAACATGGAGAGGATTGTGACCTCACAGACACATGCCAAAGCTAATGACGTCCAGCGCAA CTACTACCTGAGCCAGAAGAAGACCCTGGAGATCAACCCTCGCCATCCTCTTGTCAAGGAATTGCTGCGCCGTGTGGAGTCTGACCCTGCTGATGAGAAAGCCAAGAACATTGCTGAGATGATGTTCCACACAG CCACCCTGCGCTCTGGCTACATGCTGAGGAACACTGTTGATTTCTCAAAGTCTGTGGAGGAGATGATGCGACAGACACTGGGCATTGCTGTGGACGAGCCAGTGGAAGAGGAGCCAGAGTATGAAGAGgcagatgaggatgaggagcagctgctggaggaggatgaagatgaggatggaGGTGAGGTGGAAGAAATGCACGACGAATTGTAA
- the LOC123512720 gene encoding endoplasmin-like isoform X3, whose protein sequence is MLQIRYRYCFLLLALLFTGGVRAAEDDDDVAGEGTVESDLGAGREGSRTDDGVVAREEEAIKLDGLNVAQMKELREKAEKHAFQAEVNRMMKLIINSLYRNKEIFLRELISNASDALDKIRLLSLTDKEQLDSNPEMVIRIKADKDNHILHITDTGIGMTRNDLVNNLGTIAKSGTSEFFSKLQDSESPDQANDLIGQFGVGFYSAFLVADRVVVTSKNNADQQHIWESDSAEFSVVEDPRGDTLKRGTTVSLHLKEEAYDFVEVDTVKTLVKKYSQFINFPIYLWESKTEEVEEPLDEDEVEEEKEEDKVEEDEEGKVEEEKEDKPKTKKVSKTTWDWTLVNDAKPIWTRKPAEIEDEEYNEFYKTLSKDSKDPLAKTHFIAEGEVTFKSLLFVPEVQPSESFNKYGTRTDNIKLYVRRVFITDDFQDMMPNYLNFVRGVVDSDDLPLNVSRENLQQHKLLKVIKKKLVRKTLDMIKKLEPEEYEKFWKEYSTNLKLGTIEDSANRTRLAKLLRFLSSSSGDKMISLSEYVERMKEKQEHIYYMAGSSKAEVENSPFVERLLKKGYEVLFLTEAIDEYAVNAIPEFEGKKFQNVAKEGLTIDEGEGAKERLEELKKVFEPLTKWLSEDALKDEIMKAEVGERLSGSPCVLISSKFGWTGNMERIVTSQTHAKANDVQRNYYLSQKKTLEINPRHPLVKELLRRVESDPADEKAKNIAEMMFHTATLRSGYMLRNTVDFSKSVEEMMRQTLGIAVDEPVEEEPEYEEADEDEEQLLEEDEDEDGGEVEEMHDEL, encoded by the exons ATGTTGCAAATAAGATACCGGTACTGCTTCCTGCTGCTCGCCCTGCTGTTCACCG GCGGCGTGAGGGCAGCGGAGGACGACGATGATGTGGCAGGGGAGGGTACGGTGGAGAGTGACCTGGGCGCTGGAAGGGAAGGCTCTCGGACTGACGACGGGGTGGtggccagggaggaggaggcaatcaAGCTGGACGGACTGAATGTGGCCCAG ATGAAAGAGCTGCGGGAGAAGGCGGAGAAACACGCTTTCCAGGCCGAGGTTAACCGCATGATGAAGTTGATCATTAACTCGCTCTACAGGAACAAGGAG ATCTTCCTGAGAGAGTTGATCAGTAACGCCTCGGATGCCCTGGACAAGATCCGCCTGCTGTCCCTCACTGACAAGGAGCAACTCGACTCCAACCCAGAAATGGTCATCAGGATCAAGGCAGACAAG GACAACCACATCCTTCACATCACTGACACGGGTATTGGCATGACCCGCAATGATCTGGTGAACAACCTGGGCACCATCGCCAAGTCTGGCACCTCTGAGTTCTTCTCCAAGCTGCAGGATTCTGAGAGCCCTGACCAg GCCAATGACCTGATTGGTCAGTTCGGCGTGGGCTTCTACTCTGCCTTCTTGGTGGCAGACCGTGTGGTGGTGACGTCCAAGAACAACGCAGACCAGCAGCACATCTGGGAGTCTGATTCTGCTGAGTTCTCTGTGGTGGAGGACCCTCGTGGGGACACCCTGAAGAGAG GAACGACGGTGTCTCTGCATCTGAAGGAGGAAGCGTACGACTTTGTGGAGGTGGACACTGTGAAGACTTTGGTCAAGAAATACTCACAGTTCATCAACTTCCCCATCTACCTGTGGGAGTCCAAGactgaagaggtggaggagcctctggatgaggatgaggtggaagaagaaaaggaggaggacaaggttgaggaagacgaggaaggaaaggtagaggaggaaaaagaggacaaacCCAAGACAAAGAAGGTTTCCAAGACAACATGGGACTGGACTCTGGTGAATGATGCCAAGCCCATCTGGACCAGGAAGCCAGCGGAGATTGAGGACGAAGAGTACAACGAATTCTACAAGACGCTGAGCAAGGACTCCAAGGATCCGTTGGCCAAGACTCACTTCATTGCCGAGGGTGAGGTGACCTTCAAGTCCCTGTTGTTTGTCCCAGAAGTGCAGCCCAGCGAGTCCTTCAACAAGTACGGCACACGCACCGACAACATCAAGCTGTATGTGCGTCGTGTCTTCATCACCGACGACTTCCAG GACATGATGCCAAACTACCTCAACTTTGTGCGGGGCGTGGTGGACTCTGACGACCTGCCCCTCAACGTTTCCCGAGAGAACCTGCAGCAGCACAAGCTCCTGAAGGTGATCAAGAAGAAGCTGGTGCGCAAGACTCTGGACATGATCAAGAAGCTGGAGCCTGAGGAGTATGAGAAGTTCTGGAAGGAGTACTCCACCAA CCTCAAGCTTGGCACCATTGAAGACTCGGCCAACCGTACTCGCCTTGCCAAGCTGCTacgcttcctctcctcctcctctggggaCAAGATGATCTCTCTGTCTGAGTATGTGGAGCGcatgaaggagaagcaggaacacATCTACTACATGGCTGGCTCTTCCAAGGCCGAG GTTGAGAACTCTCCCTTCGTGGAGCGTCTGCTGAAGAAGGGATATGAGGTGCTATTCCTGACGGAGGCCATCGATGAATACGCCGTCAATGCCATCCCAGAGTTTGAGGGCAAGAAGTTCCAGAATGTGGCCAAGGAAGGACTGACCATTGACGAGGGTGAAGGAGCCAAGGAGCGCCTGGAGGAGCTGAAGAAGGTGTTTGAACCTCTCACCAAGTGGCTCAGTGAAGACGCACTCAAGGATGAG ATCATGAAGGCTGAGGTTGGGGAGAGGCTGTCAGGCTCCCCGTGTGTCCTTATTTCCTCTAAGTTTGGATGGACTGGCAACATGGAGAGGATTGTGACCTCACAGACACATGCCAAAGCTAATGACGTCCAGCGCAA CTACTACCTGAGCCAGAAGAAGACCCTGGAGATCAACCCTCGCCATCCTCTTGTCAAGGAATTGCTGCGCCGTGTGGAGTCTGACCCTGCTGATGAGAAAGCCAAGAACATTGCTGAGATGATGTTCCACACAG CCACCCTGCGCTCTGGCTACATGCTGAGGAACACTGTTGATTTCTCAAAGTCTGTGGAGGAGATGATGCGACAGACACTGGGCATTGCTGTGGACGAGCCAGTGGAAGAGGAGCCAGAGTATGAAGAGgcagatgaggatgaggagcagctgctggaggaggatgaagatgaggatggaGGTGAGGTGGAAGAAATGCACGACGAATTGTAA